The sequence CGCAACCGGTTGACCGGCCATGCGCGCGCGCCGGCCTTCGACGCCGCGGTGTGCGGCGCGACATCGGCCGGCGTCGTTGCTTCGGCGGCGGCGTCTGCGGCGTCTGCGGCATCGCTCGGCGTCTGCGGCGCGCCGTCGCCGCGTCCGCCCAAAAGGCCTTTCATGTTCATGATTCAGGTATCCCGAGAGTCATCGCGTCCTAATGCGTGGAACCCGTCTGCGGCCCGCCCGTCGCTGCAGGCAACGCGCCGCCCGATGCGCCCTTCGGCGACGCTTCGACGGACAGGATCATGGCCACCGCCTTCGACACGACGGCGTTCGAAATCTGGTTCAGCGCCGCCTGCTGCTGGGTCATGTTCTGCGCCGAGATGCCGACGGCCTGGCTGAACATCTGGTAAAGCATGCCCAGCGCCTGGGCCGGGGATCCCGCGACGACGTTGACATTGGTCTGCGTCAGCGCGTCGGTAACCTGCTCATTGACTTTGTCTGCCACGAGGCCTCCTCGGATCTCGGCTCCGGCATGCGATTGAAGGAACGGCGGGCCGGCAGGCCATCGACGCCGCGCATGCCGTTAGGAACGCTGCGTGCCCGCGTTCGTGAACGCGCTCAGGCGAGTTCCTCGCGCAACTTCTTGCGCAGCAGCTCGACGCGCTTTCTGGCAAGCGGCTCGTTGATCCCGAGCGTCGCCGCGATGTACAGATAGGGCCGGTCCTCCTCGAACTTCAGCGTGAACAGCATCTGCTGCTGCTGCGGGAGCGCGGACAGCGCCTGCTCGAGACGCAGCAGCTGCTGCCGGAGCAGTAGTTGCTGCTCCACCGACGGTGCATGGCCAGCCAGCTCGACGGTGTGATCGTCGTCCCAGCCCGAGTCGAATTCGAGCATGCCGTTTTCGCGGAGACGGCGGCGCGCGCCATCGAGGAACGCGTGGTTCAGCGCCAGAAAGAGAAAGCCGGCCAGGTTCCGAACACGCTCGGGCGAACGCTGCAGGTAAATGTGGACCTTGAGTGCGGTATCGGAGAGCAGTTCGTCGGCACGGTGAATATCGCCCTTGCACAACAGGCGCGCGCGGCGCCGCAATTTCCCCTGCATTTCCCGCCACGTGCGATCGAGCTGCTGCGCCGGTGACTCAGGCGTCGGGGCAGCGTGCTGGTTCGAGGTTGTCATCCCGTGCCTTCCTTTTTCATGGAAAACACAGAATCGATTCGATGCCGCGAATGGCGCTGTTACCCGCGTAACACCGTTATTACGATAATCGGTTTCGGTAAATTTTCTTGATTATTATTACGGAAATTTTTAAACCCCCGGCATAGCCCAAACCGTCGTTTCAGGCGCGCCGCCGGACGTGAATAACGGCATCGCGATGAAAAAGAACGACTGCAGCCGCGATGCGTTCGCGCGCCGGCACGCGGCTATCCTTGTCGATCGACCAAGCGTCCTTGCCGCCGAAGTGCCGCCATATGCGGACTGCTTGCCGATTATTTCGCCATCTTCATTATTCATTTTTCACGCAGTGCCAAAGGCAGCGTTTTTCGCTAGGTGGCCGCATCGTCAAACAACCTCGCGCGGAAACCATGCCTGCCCTTGCTAATGTTCAAACGCTGAGCACTATACCGATACTCACCGATCTCCCGGAAAGCCTGCTCGCTCACATCGAGCGGCATGTCACGCCCTGGCCCGAACACGGCAACCGCCTGTTGTTCTTCAAGGGCGATCCGGGAGATTTCGTCGCCTTCGTGCACCGCGGCCGCGTCTACAAGACGCTGCACGAACCCGGCGGACGCGAAATCATTCTCGGCCACTCGATGCCGGGCGAACTCATCGGCGAAAGCACGCTAGTTCGCGCACACCGGCGCAGCTTCACCGCCCAATTGAGCCCCGACTGCCGCATTTCGCTGCTGCATCGCCAGTACTTCGCGCCGCTGCTGGCCAACGCGGATTTCATGGAGCGCATCCATGAGCAGCTGTGCCGGCACATCCATCAGCTGAGCGACTTCGTCGAATCGGCATGCCTGTACCGGCTCGAAGCAAGGCTCGCGCGCCATCTGTTGAACCGCATGCAAGGGAGCGATCTCGAGGTGCCGCTGCCGGAGAACCAGAGCATCCTCGCCGCGATGCTCAACGTCAGCCGGCCGCGACTGAACAGCAGCCTGCAGAAGATGCAGCGCGACGGCCTGATCCGGCTGCACGAGCACGGTGTGACGATCGAGAAACCGGATCAGCTCCGGTACATCGTCGACGCCAATTGACGCCCCGGCACGCACGTGTGTCGTGCAGCGTCGCGGGGAGGTTGCGCGCGCCGGGTTGCGCGGCGCGCGGTGAGGGTCAGCCGCGCCAGTGGCCGATGGCGTTCATCAACTGCGCGACGGCGGCCAGCTGCGACGCAAAGTTGTCGTTCGCCGACCGCGCCGCGCTGGCCGACGCCACCGGCGAGCCGGCATAGAGCTGCATGATGCCGACGGTCGTGGCGGCGAGGTTGGACATCGCCTGGTTCGCCTGCATCTGCACCGCGTTGTGAAGCAGGATCGCGGACGCATGGCTGTTCGACTGCATGAGCGTGCCCAAGGCCACGGCGGGCGCTTCGCCCACCACCTTGGCGTTGGCTTGCGTGACTGCATCGGTAATCGCGGCGGAAACCTGTTCCGGCATGTCGTTGCTCCTGGTTTGCTCGCCGCTGCGGCGCAGTCGCGGCGAAAGCATGAGTGGGTCGGTCGGCGACGCGCGCCGCGCGGCGCCGTCGATGCGCCGCGGGCGCTCGCCGTCGCGGGCGTCGACCCGACGTCGGGCGCCGGGCGCCAGCCACCGGGATCGGGGCCACCGCCCGGCGTCGACACCGGGTTACGCGTCAGGCGAGCGCCTTGCCGAGCGCGAGCACGTCAGCCAGCACGGAAAGCACGCCGTTCGAGCCGATTTCCGTCGCGGCGGCGCCGGCGCTCGCCGGCCCGAGCGTGTAGAGCTGCATCGTGCCCACGTTCGTCGAGGTCGGCAGCTGCACCGCGGACTGCGACTGCTGCTGCACGGCGTTCTCGAACAGCACGCTGAGCGAATGGCTCTGGGCCTGGTACAGCGATCCCGTCGCCATCGCGGGCGCTTCGCCCACCACCTTGACGTTGGTCTGCGTGACCGCGTCGGTGATCGCGGCATTGACCGCGCATGTCTTGCAGTTGCAGGGGTCCTTCGGATCCTTCGGGTCATTCGGGACCCTCAGGTCGTCGGCGTTCGCGTTTGCGTCGTTTGGCATCGTATTTCTCCTGGTTTGCGAATGGGCGCCGCATCGAATCGGCTCTGCCCGTTCTATCAGCTGCTCCGGAACACCGCGCGGCACCGCTGTTCAGGCGCCGGCGGCCGCGCCGCTGATCCGCGGCACGGCGGCGGCATTGGCGGCTCGTGCCGCCGGTGCCGCCGCTCAACTACGGCGTTGCGATGGCGCCTTAGCCTTTCATCGCCTTCCCGATCGCGATCACGTCGGCCAGCACGGAGATGATCCCGTTCGCGCCAATTTCCGTGGCGGCCGCTCCCGCGCTTTCCGGCCCGATCGTGTAGAGCTGCATCGTCCCCACGTTCGTCGACGTCTGCGACTGGATCGCGGCCTGCGACTGCTGCTGCACCGCGTTCTCGAACAGGATGCTGAGCGAATGGCTCTGGGCCTGGTACAGCGAGCCCATCGCCATTGCCGGCGCTTCGGCGACCACCTTGACGTTGACCTGTGTGACCGCATCGGTAATCGCGGGATTGACCTGGCACACTTGACACGTATCACCCATTTTTTGCTCCTTGAATTACGTAGTTGAGAGGTCGCACATCGGGGCCGGCCGGTCTCGCGTTCAGCCGCTTGACTTCAGCCGCATGACCCGCGTGCTACTCCATGGACGCTGGGCCGCGGGTGTCGTGAACGGCAGCGGCAGCATCCGGCGCGGTCGGTTCGGGCAGTTCGGTCGGACCGGCGCCAACGCTTTGCAGCCGGTCGTCTATCGCGTCGAGCCGTATGGCGAGCCGTTCGGCGAGCGAATCGACGTATTGCCGGAAGCATGCTTCGATTTCCTGCCGGATGAGGCCCGTCAGCTGTTCGCCGATCATCGCCAGCGCCTGGCGGGTGCTGTCCTGGATGTCGGCCGCGCCGGATGCCTGAGCGTCGCCCTGCGGCTCGTGCGCGTCGAGTACGCCGGACACTTTCCGCTGTTCCGACGCCAGCATGCCGAGGGTCGTCTCGTTCTGCGCATCGATCGTCTGCAGGATGCCGCGCATCTTCTCGTACGCCTTCTGCTGGTTGAGCTGCAGGAAATGCTTGACCTGCTCGCGCGCCTCCTGCCGGGTTTTCAACTGCGGCAAGGGCGGGTTCGCGGCGGGCGCCTGCGTGGCCGTGCCGGCGGCCGGCGCCGGCTGGTTCCCGTGCCTGCTCGGCAGCCGCTCCAGCAGCACCCGTTCTTCGCCAGGCTCGAGGGGCCGTCCCAATCGCTTCTCTGCGAACTGCCGCAGCAGGGGGTCGAGTGCTTCGTTGCTCATGGCTCACACCTCCTCGATGTCCGCCCGCGGCGCCGATGCGTGCGGTTCGGGTTCGGATGGAAGCGGCGCCGAGGCAACTTGGTCTGCGTACTGCAATGGATATCGCATGGTGTTCTCCCGGAAATGGACGCGCGACGGCCCTGCCGGAAATTTCGGCAGGACCGCTGCAGGGACGAACCGTGCGACGAGTCTGTGAAATGGGGCGACCGAATCGGAACCCGTGTGCAGCCGGGCAGGCAGCATGGCGGGTCACCCATACGGGCAACCCGACGGATCAACGCCTCCCGCTCACTCGGGAATGACAGGATCGTCAAACGGCTCCTCTTCGCCGGAGCCCGCCTCGTCGGCGTTATCGCTGGTCTCTTCGGCGACGTCGGACGCCTCTTGCTGCACCTCGACGGCTTCCTCGACCTGATCCTTCAGTTGCTGGCTCACCTGGTCGCCAAGATTCTCGACGATGTCGGGAAGCGATTGCGTGACCTCGCCGAGGCTTTGGTTCGCTTCGCTCAGTTGACCGGCTTCGAGCTTCGAGCTCGCGTCGACCAGGTTGCCCTCGGCCTCCTCGATCTGCTCGTTGACCTCGATCTGTGCAAGATCCTTGAGCTGGGTGCTTGCGCTTTCGATCCCGCCGCCGATGTTGTCCCCGGCCACCTCGCTGTATGCTTCGGAGCCCGACTGACGCGCCGCACTCACGTCGTTCGCGAACGCGGCATCGTCCGCCGGCACCTGCACGTTGCCGTCGCCCGCGGCCCGGTCGGCCAGTTGCTGGTCCTGCTGCCGCGCGTCATTGCCGATCTCGTTGCCGGCATCCTGCGCATCCTGCTGCTGTTGCTGGTTGGGCGCATCGCCGCGATTCTCGTTGGCCTGGTCGTCCTGAAGCTTGTTGTCCTTGCCGGTCAGCTTCTGCTTCAGGAAATCGAGCGCCATCCAGACGCCCATCGCCTGCAGGAAGTAGCCGAGCACCTTCTCGAACGAGAGGTTCGACCAGAACTTGTCCCAGCCCGACTCGGGCGCGAGCGGGATCGCGATCACCTTCTTGTTGAGCAGCGTGCCGGTCAGGATCGGCCATGCGGTGGTGTCGCTCTCCTTGCCCGTGAAGGTTCCCTTGAAGCCGAATGCTGCATTGAGGGCGACCGCGCCGGCGCTATCGACAACCTGCCCATTGTCGAACGACAGCGTGCTGGTCGAGCCGCTCGATCCGGTGAGCGTGATCGTCATGCCGCTCAGGCGGTCGGCCGGATCGGCCGGCGACGGCGCGCCGGACTTCCTGGCGAACACGATCGTGCCTTCTGACGTCGCGCCGGTCTTGCCGTCGCCCGGCGCGGAATAGACGTAGTAGGTCCGGCCCGGCTGGCCTTTGTCGTCCATGCCCCACAGATACGCATAGCCGCGCATCCAGGTGCTGACCGCGACGTAGCTCGGGAAGTCGAGCCCCTTGAACAGGTCGTACTGGTTGAAGAACGCGGCGATCGCCTTCTCGCTGTCGGACACCGACGGCAGCTTGAACGCGTCGGTCATCGCGCTCTGGAAGCCGGTCGCCATCTTCGACGTCGGCGACGTCATGATGTTCTGGCAGAAGCTGAGGGCCTTGGCCATGTTGGTGGCGGCAGCTTCGGTCACCGGGATCGGCGGGTAGCCCTGCGTGCCGAAATCGAGCGCCTCGCCGACCGACATCACCGGGAACAGCGAGTCCGGCTGCGAAATCAGCAGCTGGTAGATGTAGCACGGCTTGGTCTGCCCCTTCGAATCGGTGTAGGTCCCGTCGAGCGTGACCGCGCCCGTCGCGCCGTTGGCCAGCACCTTGCTGCCCGACGACAGCGCCAGCAGTGTCAGTTCTTGCAGATAACCCTGCTTCGACGAGTTCTTCGCGACGTTGGTCGACGAGTTGAACGCATTGAGCACGACGACGCTCTTGCCCGACTTGTTGGTGATCGAGCAGTTCTGGTTGATAGCCATCGCTTTTCTCCGTAGGTGAGTAGGAACAACGCGGGTTGACGGTGATGACGTCGCTCGCGGCACACGCGCCGCCTGCCCGGCGGGCGCGCCGTGTTTGCGTCTGTTTGCGTCTAGTACACGACGTGGGTCGTGCTCGAGCGCACGCCCCCTTCGAACCGGGTGGAAATGATCGTGCCGCCGCTCGGCTGCCCGTCGGTCGCGAACTGCGCCGCGCGATAGTCGACGTCGGTCACGCGCACGGCTGTCCTGCCGTCGGTCGCGAAACCCGTGACGAGCGAGCGCCACGGCGCGGCGCCGCCACTCGACATCCATTCGTCGCGCACCTGCGCGAGGCTGCCGTCGGCGCGGAACGCGCGCCGCGTCCGATCCGGCGCACGCGTCGGCTGCCAGGGCCCCGGCACGGGTTTCGCCGGCGCGGCTTCGCGCGGCGGCGGCACGGGGTCCCCCGGTTTCAGCACGCGCGTCGAGGTCAGCTTGCCGTTAGCGAAGCGAAACAGCGTCACCACCTGCGTGTCGCTGCCCGCCGGCTGCAGCGCGACAAGCAGATGCCCGTCGAGAATCTTGCCGCGCGCATCGAACACGACGCCGCCGTAGTCGGATTCGACGCGTTGGCGCACGGTTGCGCCGTCTTTCGCGTAGTTGATGGCGAGCAGCCGGCCGGGCGTTCCGTGCGCGGTCAGGATCGAGCGCGCGGTGCTCGCGAGCGTCAGCGCCGGGCCGACCTGGCGGACGATCGCCAGTTCGCCGCCTGCGAGCCGCGTGCCGACCAGCACGGCGTTCGCGAAATCGATCTGTAGACGGCCCGCGATCGCGCCCTTCCCGCCGGATGCGTGGTTGACGAGCGAGTAATGCGCCGGCCGTTCGTTCGCGTAGGTCATCTCGGCGACATGGCTTGGCGACCCGTCAGGGCCGGCGAGCGAGAAACGCGCGACGCCGTCGGTCGGCCAGCCGGCGGGGTCGAGCACCAGCGCGCGATAGATGCCTTGCACGGTGCGCCGCAGCGTGCCGTCGGCGGTGAGCAGCCGCGTCGCCGACGACACGGCGCGGCCTTGCGCATCGATGACGATGTCGGACGTCGAATGGGGCGCGCCGCCCGCGAGCGATGCCGCATAGCGGATCGTGCCGCCCGCGTCCGACACGTCCGCGTAGCTGGCCTGGCCGGTGGTCGCGACGCTCGCGCCGTCGGGGCCGTAATGCACTGCGCCGACCGATCGCGGCCGGTTGCGTCCGAGATTCGCCACGTCCGCCGCGACGGCCAGCGCCTGCTGCCCGAGTTCCTGAATCATGGTGCCTCCTGCGTCGTCAGGGATCGCTCGACGGGCCCCGCGTCGTCGCCGCTGACGCGCGGCCGCTCGAGCACGTCGACGATCCGGTCCATCAGCGCGACGCCTTCGGCGCGCGTCGTCGCCCGCTTGTAAGAAAACCGCATGTCCAGGCTCACGCGCGTCACGCCCGAATGATTGGCGACCGTGCCGTGGCCCAGATAGCCGCCATCGAAGATCAGCACCTGCCCGTATCGCACCGGCACCGGTTCGAAATCGCCGCTGCCGTAGTCGCGCTCGAGCCACAGCGTCGCGCCGTCGAACACGTCGGTGAACGGCATCCAGAAGTTGATCTGGTCGATCCGGCGTGTGACGCAGATGTCGTGATGGAACGAGCTGATGCTGGCCGTGCCGGGCAGGTGGATGCGCAGCTTCGGATGGCTCGTGTACGAAATCCCGCGCCCGACCAGCGGCGCGAGCTGTGCGAGCATGAAGCCGTGGTAGAGCTTCCAGAAATCGGCATCGGCAGGCTGGCGCTCCATCATTGCGCTCACCATCAGGTTGTCGCGTGGGCCGATCCGCGCGCTGCGCCCGTTGCGCCGCCGATGGTCGAGCAGGTATGCATGCAGCCGGTCGAGGCGCTGCACCTTGTACACGTCGCGGCTCAGCACGGCCGCGAACGGGAAACGCGCCGTGTCGTAGTCGAGCAGCACCCATGGGCGTCGCGGGCGCGGCCCGGCTTCGCGCACGAGTTTCGCGCGATCGACGTCGGCAATCGATGCGTCGGTGGACATGACCGTGCTCATGCGTGGTCCGCTCCGTCCCGATGCAGTCGCGCAAGCACTTGGCGGACGCGCGCGAGATTGGTCGATGCGCGCTCGTAGCCGTGCCACAGGAACAGCCCGCCCTTGCGGCTCGCCCCGGCCATGATCGCGACGAGATGCGCCCACGCCCAGTCGGGCAGTCCGAGCCGCGGTGTCGCGGCGAGCACGGCGGCGTCGGCGTCGCTCATAGCCGCCATCCCGCGCAGCGCGATGCTCGCGCCGCTAGCGCCGTGCGCGGTGCCGTGCACGAGCGGACGTAGCGTGATCGGGTCGAGCGTGAAAGTCAGCGATCCGCTCGCCATCGCGGGCGGCCCGTCGCGCCATTGCATCGCGTCGCCGTCGAACGTCGCCGCCACGCGCCGCCCGCCGATCGAGAATCCGCCGGCATCGACGCAAGCGGAGCTCACCTCGGCCAGCGCCCCGTGCCGCAGGAGCAACCGGTATTCGCCATGCAGGTGCGCGGCGGGTGCATCGTCGCGGATGCGGGTCGCGAGCGGCACGCGGCGTTCGCCGAGCGTGAAATGGTCGCGGCCGATCGTCAGCGGTTCGTCGACAGGCGTGCCGTCGAGCGTGACGCTCATCCCGGCCGGCGTCGGCAGGATCGCGATCCGGTGCTCGCCATCGTCGGGCGCAAGCCACGGATAGACGCCGGCGATCGCGCTCGTCGGCAGCCGCGGGCGCGCCAGGCACTCGTCCACGACAAGCTTGTGCGACGTATCGGGATGGGCGCCCGCCGGCCAGATCAGTCCGACCCAGCGCCGCTGGCCGCCGGGGCGCAGATCGGGCTGCAGGTAGCCCGAATACGGATTGCCGGCATCGGCGGACCACGTGAGCACGCCCTTGTCGAAGCGCGCGCCCTGCACGCGCACGCCGTT comes from Burkholderia pyrrocinia and encodes:
- a CDS encoding RebB family R body protein, whose translation is MADKVNEQVTDALTQTNVNVVAGSPAQALGMLYQMFSQAVGISAQNMTQQQAALNQISNAVVSKAVAMILSVEASPKGASGGALPAATGGPQTGSTH
- a CDS encoding RNA polymerase sigma factor; the encoded protein is MTTSNQHAAPTPESPAQQLDRTWREMQGKLRRRARLLCKGDIHRADELLSDTALKVHIYLQRSPERVRNLAGFLFLALNHAFLDGARRRLRENGMLEFDSGWDDDHTVELAGHAPSVEQQLLLRQQLLRLEQALSALPQQQQMLFTLKFEEDRPYLYIAATLGINEPLARKRVELLRKKLREELA
- a CDS encoding Crp/Fnr family transcriptional regulator; translated protein: MSIDQASLPPKCRHMRTACRLFRHLHYSFFTQCQRQRFSLGGRIVKQPRAETMPALANVQTLSTIPILTDLPESLLAHIERHVTPWPEHGNRLLFFKGDPGDFVAFVHRGRVYKTLHEPGGREIILGHSMPGELIGESTLVRAHRRSFTAQLSPDCRISLLHRQYFAPLLANADFMERIHEQLCRHIHQLSDFVESACLYRLEARLARHLLNRMQGSDLEVPLPENQSILAAMLNVSRPRLNSSLQKMQRDGLIRLHEHGVTIEKPDQLRYIVDAN
- a CDS encoding RebB family R body protein, coding for MPEQVSAAITDAVTQANAKVVGEAPAVALGTLMQSNSHASAILLHNAVQMQANQAMSNLAATTVGIMQLYAGSPVASASAARSANDNFASQLAAVAQLMNAIGHWRG
- a CDS encoding RebB family R body protein, whose translation is MPNDANANADDLRVPNDPKDPKDPCNCKTCAVNAAITDAVTQTNVKVVGEAPAMATGSLYQAQSHSLSVLFENAVQQQSQSAVQLPTSTNVGTMQLYTLGPASAGAAATEIGSNGVLSVLADVLALGKALA
- a CDS encoding RebB family R body protein, which gives rise to MGDTCQVCQVNPAITDAVTQVNVKVVAEAPAMAMGSLYQAQSHSLSILFENAVQQQSQAAIQSQTSTNVGTMQLYTIGPESAGAAATEIGANGIISVLADVIAIGKAMKG
- a CDS encoding streptomycin biosynthesis enzyme StrG, producing the protein MSTVMSTDASIADVDRAKLVREAGPRPRRPWVLLDYDTARFPFAAVLSRDVYKVQRLDRLHAYLLDHRRRNGRSARIGPRDNLMVSAMMERQPADADFWKLYHGFMLAQLAPLVGRGISYTSHPKLRIHLPGTASISSFHHDICVTRRIDQINFWMPFTDVFDGATLWLERDYGSGDFEPVPVRYGQVLIFDGGYLGHGTVANHSGVTRVSLDMRFSYKRATTRAEGVALMDRIVDVLERPRVSGDDAGPVERSLTTQEAP